From the Halomonas meridiana genome, one window contains:
- the flhF gene encoding flagellar biosynthesis protein FlhF has product MSVRRFVGANSRDVMRQVREVLGDDALIVANRRTEGGVEILAMADDAVDQFDPSPTTPVEPPREAPAPASAPAFSLPTQPDPLEAMSERLLREMQDMRELLSRRQPVADPSRGAQTTYEHLQELLARVGFSAELSHEVLEALPDELMTREGSQDAATAWLREQLMARLKVLTHEERFFDQTGIVALVGPTGVGKTTTTAKLAARFVMRHGTRPVALVTTDSFRIGAHEQLRIYARLLDTPMYALDVEQPIDELVGRLQGKQWVIIDTVGMSQRDQRVIEQIAHLQGGQSTVRLVLLLNAASQPETLEEVVLRYRQAARAAGAELDDCIITKQDEAGRLAPVLDIVMRHGMRVLFGSYGQQVPEDMAVATPSGLIDQALSTRASNVSANRSAPVSLPRWSRDVLGQGRRLSSVLTRLRQRVVDFHRLEAAWDIAALPSVVQDQRLEALLTGAQATHDAMGIVWSPRRNERGCDWSMPDVALNEQGAWLALTRLQHRQPAGWQPRLAHCPTDIAVHLLPALPEPDTLAWLADQHLTWVSAVSASQRVHCQGERYTLRTLFQESTLTHAVNIRFRGQGMQLLTAYVEATDAAGNAVLAWVGEVRDPESSKRVVRRYWLTPARLGSDVLSLLVTQLQSDGLSALTKRAWQQLKEADGGEVSSELRLLMASGAAAVAGHLDLADDEAAQALRADLLRLLGTQRKRRDTALLDALVHVLMARDAIRQLGSVSREGLE; this is encoded by the coding sequence ATGAGCGTGAGACGTTTTGTCGGAGCAAATAGTCGCGATGTAATGCGCCAAGTGCGCGAAGTACTGGGCGACGATGCGCTAATCGTCGCCAATCGCCGCACCGAAGGCGGCGTTGAAATTCTGGCCATGGCCGACGACGCCGTCGATCAGTTCGACCCGTCGCCGACGACCCCCGTAGAGCCCCCCCGTGAAGCACCGGCTCCCGCCTCAGCCCCCGCTTTCTCGCTGCCGACGCAGCCGGACCCGCTGGAAGCGATGAGCGAGCGCCTGTTACGGGAAATGCAGGATATGCGTGAGTTGCTCTCCCGCCGTCAGCCGGTCGCCGACCCCTCGCGCGGCGCACAAACGACCTACGAGCACCTTCAAGAGCTGCTGGCGCGGGTAGGCTTTAGCGCCGAGCTGAGCCATGAGGTGCTCGAAGCGCTGCCCGACGAGCTAATGACACGGGAAGGCAGCCAGGACGCTGCTACCGCCTGGCTGCGCGAGCAGCTCATGGCGCGCCTGAAGGTGCTCACGCACGAAGAGCGCTTTTTCGATCAAACCGGTATCGTGGCACTGGTAGGGCCTACCGGTGTCGGTAAAACCACCACCACGGCCAAACTGGCGGCGCGCTTCGTGATGCGCCACGGCACCCGACCCGTGGCCCTGGTGACCACCGACAGTTTCCGGATCGGTGCCCACGAGCAGCTGCGTATCTACGCCCGGCTGCTGGATACGCCCATGTATGCCCTCGACGTCGAGCAGCCCATCGACGAGCTGGTAGGGCGGCTGCAAGGCAAGCAGTGGGTGATCATCGACACCGTCGGCATGAGCCAGCGGGATCAGCGGGTCATCGAGCAAATTGCGCATTTACAGGGCGGGCAGTCGACCGTCAGGCTGGTGCTGCTGCTCAATGCCGCCAGTCAGCCGGAGACCCTCGAAGAAGTGGTGCTGCGCTATCGTCAGGCGGCACGTGCCGCTGGAGCCGAACTCGACGACTGCATCATCACCAAGCAAGACGAAGCCGGGCGGCTGGCACCCGTGCTGGATATCGTGATGCGCCACGGTATGCGCGTGCTGTTTGGCTCATACGGCCAGCAGGTGCCCGAGGACATGGCCGTGGCAACGCCCTCTGGGTTGATCGATCAAGCGCTATCTACCCGTGCTTCCAACGTTTCGGCGAACCGGTCCGCGCCGGTGAGCTTGCCGCGCTGGTCCCGGGACGTGCTGGGCCAAGGACGCAGGCTGTCGTCGGTCCTGACGCGGTTGCGTCAGCGGGTCGTCGATTTTCATCGGTTAGAGGCCGCCTGGGACATCGCTGCGTTGCCCAGCGTAGTGCAGGACCAGCGCCTGGAGGCGCTGCTGACCGGCGCGCAGGCCACCCATGACGCGATGGGCATTGTGTGGTCGCCAAGACGCAACGAGCGTGGCTGCGACTGGTCGATGCCGGACGTGGCGCTGAACGAACAGGGCGCTTGGCTGGCGCTAACGCGTTTACAGCACCGCCAACCGGCGGGATGGCAGCCACGCTTGGCGCACTGCCCGACAGACATTGCCGTCCACTTGCTGCCCGCTCTACCGGAGCCAGACACGCTGGCATGGCTCGCCGACCAACACTTGACCTGGGTCAGCGCCGTGTCCGCGAGTCAACGCGTACACTGTCAGGGCGAGCGCTACACCCTGCGCACGCTGTTTCAAGAGAGTACGCTCACTCACGCCGTGAACATTCGGTTTCGCGGGCAAGGCATGCAGCTGCTGACCGCCTACGTGGAGGCGACAGATGCCGCTGGCAACGCCGTGCTGGCCTGGGTCGGCGAGGTTCGCGATCCAGAGAGCAGCAAGCGCGTGGTGCGCCGCTACTGGCTGACGCCTGCCCGACTGGGAAGCGATGTGCTATCGCTGCTGGTCACCCAGTTACAGAGTGACGGGTTGTCGGCGCTCACCAAGCGGGCTTGGCAGCAGTTGAAAGAAGCGGATGGCGGCGAAGTGAGCAGTGAGCTGCGGCTACTCATGGCCAGCGGTGCCGCCGCAGTGGCGGGCCATTTGGACCTGGCCGATGACGAAGCGGCCCAAGCCTTACGGGCCGATCTGCTGCGTCTGCTAGGTACCCAGCGAAAACGCCGCGACACCGCGCTGCTGGACGCCTTGGTGCACGTATTAATGGCCCGCGATGCCATTCGTCAGCTAGGCAGTGTCAGTCGTGAGGGCTTGGAATGA
- a CDS encoding flagellar protein FlhE, producing MRPMALPVWKNVVQSCIGRLALAAMLSAALLSLDVQAATPGSWSRDVPGVLVAMSDRTSNSQAIAPPAGIPLGAATLSRVQWRFEAPPSQPINAWLCHPERCVALSGMRGSTTALEGALANAPLHFRFALSPGQRPVRVQGLQVIVNYQ from the coding sequence ATGAGACCGATGGCCTTACCGGTGTGGAAAAACGTTGTACAGTCGTGCATTGGGCGGTTAGCGCTCGCCGCAATGCTGAGTGCTGCCCTGCTGTCGCTTGACGTACAGGCGGCGACCCCCGGCAGCTGGAGTCGCGACGTGCCGGGCGTACTGGTGGCCATGAGTGACCGCACCAGCAACAGTCAGGCGATTGCGCCACCGGCAGGCATCCCGTTGGGGGCGGCGACCCTGTCCCGTGTTCAGTGGCGGTTCGAGGCGCCTCCCAGCCAGCCTATCAACGCGTGGCTGTGTCACCCAGAGCGCTGTGTAGCACTGTCGGGCATGCGTGGCAGCACCACCGCGCTGGAAGGTGCGCTGGCTAATGCGCCGCTGCACTTCCGATTTGCCCTGTCCCCCGGCCAGCGGCCGGTACGCGTGCAGGGTTTACAGGTGATAGTGAACTATCAGTAA
- a CDS encoding RNA polymerase sigma factor FliA: MYTAQGRIKQSELLTQYMPLVRRQALTLQVRLPASIELDDLIQAGMVGLLEALGRFDAAQGATFATFASQRIRGAMMDELRTRDWLPRSVRRSARAMDDAVRRLEQRLGRPPEEGEIARELEMPLSEYQQLLNDTNSGQLLPFEELVADGGEPAGDDAQHRPFDQLLDEQQRQTLIEAIEALPEREKLLMALYYQEEMNLKEVGAVLGVTESRVSQLHSQAVSRLRARLHEHD; the protein is encoded by the coding sequence ATGTATACAGCACAAGGCAGGATCAAACAGAGTGAGCTGTTAACCCAATACATGCCACTGGTGCGACGTCAGGCCTTAACGCTGCAGGTAAGGTTGCCCGCGAGTATTGAGCTAGATGATCTGATCCAGGCGGGCATGGTCGGGCTGTTGGAAGCGCTGGGACGCTTCGACGCTGCCCAGGGCGCAACGTTTGCAACGTTTGCCAGCCAGCGGATTCGCGGTGCCATGATGGATGAGCTGCGCACCCGCGATTGGCTGCCGCGCAGCGTGCGCCGTTCGGCGCGGGCGATGGATGACGCAGTGCGTCGTCTAGAGCAGCGGTTGGGGCGTCCTCCTGAAGAGGGTGAAATTGCCCGCGAGCTGGAGATGCCGCTGAGCGAATACCAACAGCTGTTGAACGACACCAATAGCGGCCAACTGCTGCCGTTCGAAGAGCTGGTCGCCGATGGCGGCGAGCCCGCCGGGGACGATGCCCAGCACCGGCCGTTCGACCAGCTGCTCGACGAGCAGCAGCGGCAAACGCTGATCGAGGCCATCGAAGCACTGCCCGAGCGTGAAAAGCTCTTGATGGCGCTCTACTACCAAGAAGAGATGAATCTTAAAGAGGTCGGTGCCGTGCTGGGCGTCACCGAGTCGCGGGTGTCCCAGTTGCACAGCCAGGCGGTGAGCCGCCTGCGGGCGCGCCTGCACGAACACGATTAA
- a CDS encoding motility protein A, whose amino-acid sequence MNPSTLIGIFASMLLLVSVLFFTAESPESFINLPGLAIVITGTLAATFISYPLKEVLRVVRLVGLVFRRENTYVRDDINELVAMSRLWFKGDVRAVERELEHTRNPFLRTGIQLVIANTKEDEIFDMLRWRIARLKAREHAEAQIFRTMATYAPAFGMIGTLVGLVNMLEVMDAGDLQVIGPRMAVALLTTFYGILLANLVFKPIAVKLERRTEERLITMNMVLEGISLITKRRLPSFIEETLNSFVANYHDEIRDANVKPRPDVGSALKG is encoded by the coding sequence ATGAACCCATCTACGCTGATCGGTATCTTTGCCAGCATGTTGCTGCTGGTGAGCGTGCTGTTCTTTACCGCAGAGTCGCCCGAAAGTTTTATCAATTTGCCGGGTTTGGCCATCGTGATCACCGGTACGCTGGCGGCGACCTTCATCAGCTATCCGTTGAAGGAAGTATTGCGGGTGGTTCGTCTGGTGGGCTTGGTATTCCGCCGTGAAAATACGTACGTGCGCGACGACATCAACGAACTGGTCGCCATGTCGCGGCTATGGTTCAAAGGCGATGTGCGTGCCGTAGAGCGGGAGCTCGAGCACACCCGTAACCCGTTTCTGCGCACCGGCATCCAACTGGTGATCGCCAACACCAAAGAGGATGAGATTTTCGACATGTTGCGCTGGCGTATCGCCCGCTTGAAAGCCCGCGAACACGCCGAAGCGCAGATTTTTCGCACCATGGCGACCTACGCACCCGCCTTCGGGATGATTGGTACGCTGGTGGGGTTGGTCAACATGCTCGAAGTGATGGATGCGGGTGATCTGCAGGTCATCGGCCCGCGTATGGCGGTGGCGCTATTGACCACGTTCTACGGCATTTTGTTGGCCAATCTCGTGTTCAAGCCCATTGCGGTCAAACTAGAGCGGCGCACCGAAGAGCGTTTGATCACCATGAACATGGTGCTAGAAGGCATTTCTCTGATCACCAAGCGTCGCCTGCCATCGTTCATCGAAGAGACGCTCAACTCTTTCGTGGCGAACTACCATGATGAAATCCGTGACGCCAACGTCAAACCGCGTCCCGACGTAGGCTCCGCACTCAAAGGGTAA
- a CDS encoding OmpA family protein — MLDRDSRHALELPAAAGESDESWLTSYLDVLTLLITLFVLLLALTPPGGGEGGDSDAMRAASAVTSLPLASLATGIHPRHDGLQPQMAGLDIPGVSVSQGQEGVTLRIDDSLLFPSGNDVLTPQGQDVLERLSSVLETFDGQISVEGHTDNVPISTSRFPSNWELSVGRAIAVVRQLERQGIAISRMRAVGYADTQPMESNATSEGRAANRRVELLLRQQVEG; from the coding sequence ATGCTCGACCGCGACTCACGGCATGCCCTGGAGCTGCCCGCTGCGGCGGGGGAGAGCGACGAAAGCTGGTTGACCAGTTATCTGGATGTCCTCACCCTGCTCATCACGCTGTTCGTTCTGCTGCTGGCCCTGACGCCGCCGGGCGGTGGCGAAGGGGGCGATAGCGATGCCATGCGTGCCGCCAGCGCCGTGACATCGCTGCCGCTGGCCAGTCTCGCCACCGGTATCCACCCCCGTCATGATGGCTTGCAGCCTCAAATGGCAGGGTTGGATATACCCGGTGTGAGCGTCTCCCAGGGTCAAGAAGGGGTGACCCTGCGCATCGATGACAGCCTTTTGTTTCCCAGCGGGAACGATGTGCTAACGCCTCAAGGGCAAGATGTGTTAGAACGGCTCTCCTCCGTACTGGAGACCTTCGACGGTCAAATCTCCGTTGAAGGCCACACCGATAATGTGCCTATCTCGACGTCGCGGTTTCCTTCAAACTGGGAACTGTCGGTAGGGCGTGCCATTGCGGTCGTGCGCCAATTAGAACGGCAAGGCATTGCCATTTCACGTATGCGGGCGGTCGGTTACGCCGACACCCAACCCATGGAAAGTAACGCTACCTCGGAAGGGCGAGCAGCCAACCGGCGCGTTGAACTGTTGCTACGGCAGCAGGTCGAGGGGTAA
- a CDS encoding diguanylate cyclase has protein sequence MSKHHSLLQSFGAVMVLDAESKHIQAVSRHLTKLLGVVDQEHQALTPASVLGKRLSQRLRQELQGQQRLASPLAFRPPNTTTRLQIHAHRTHHHVIVELEPLNPLGKRRLLGTVNERLMRLAEATHQEELLDVLVNAVQQLTGHDRVSVCHFDSDWHGLIVAEAQGGPLPALLGQRFPASDFPVTLRRTYERHPVRLIYDVCAPAEPPLPCTPDGENVDLRHCFLRAPAPERQRYLQRLGVRGSLSLAMQGDNGLWGLLFCHSAAPHPVSPPVRDAVRTLVQMATQRLLLLRARQEARYLQRVQDSLVLSTNARSEPQSPADLLEAQAETWCSLFRAHGVALWLKGSVYACGHTPEAAVICQFVKRLEKAHRHSGPWCTRGAASEPLTASLRMPEQCGILAVPLPMSPAQRGWLIFFRPEQVETLYWAMQPTSAPLPSVMVAPSAAWCEEVVGKSEAWQRVERLAVMDLGEDLTLAISAYEISTLNMHLERERKALAAANQRLEQLAHFDPLTQVWNRYRIEQAIDAELVAAKRYGAAFALLLFDVDHFKQINDTHGHSVGDDVLVSLARLVETSLRGCDHLGRWGGEEFVVLATHSDMDAAVGLAERLRSLVATLHVNGLEQPITVSIGVAIWQPGDSCKTLMARADVAMYRAKRSGRNRVELAEERVL, from the coding sequence GTGTCGAAGCATCACTCGCTACTCCAATCGTTTGGCGCCGTCATGGTGCTCGATGCTGAGAGTAAGCACATTCAAGCGGTCAGCCGTCATTTGACCAAGCTGCTAGGGGTGGTGGATCAAGAGCATCAGGCGCTGACGCCTGCCAGCGTCCTGGGTAAACGTTTGAGTCAGCGGTTGCGCCAAGAGCTTCAAGGGCAGCAGCGGCTGGCGAGCCCCCTGGCCTTCCGGCCACCGAATACCACCACGCGGCTGCAGATCCACGCTCACCGCACCCATCACCATGTGATCGTCGAGCTCGAACCTCTTAATCCGTTGGGCAAACGGCGACTGCTAGGCACTGTCAACGAGCGCTTGATGCGTTTGGCCGAAGCGACCCATCAAGAAGAGCTGTTGGATGTGCTGGTGAACGCCGTGCAGCAGTTGACCGGCCACGACCGTGTGTCGGTGTGCCATTTCGATAGCGACTGGCACGGGCTGATCGTCGCCGAGGCGCAAGGTGGTCCTTTGCCTGCGCTGCTGGGGCAGCGCTTCCCGGCCAGTGACTTTCCCGTCACGCTACGCCGAACCTACGAACGGCATCCCGTTCGCCTGATTTATGACGTGTGTGCCCCCGCCGAACCGCCGCTGCCGTGTACGCCAGATGGTGAGAACGTCGATCTGCGCCACTGTTTTCTACGAGCCCCTGCGCCGGAGCGCCAGCGCTACTTGCAGCGGCTAGGCGTACGCGGTTCGCTGAGCCTGGCCATGCAGGGCGATAATGGGCTATGGGGCCTGCTGTTTTGTCACTCGGCAGCGCCGCATCCCGTATCGCCCCCGGTGCGCGATGCCGTACGCACGCTGGTGCAGATGGCGACCCAGCGGCTGTTGCTACTTCGGGCGCGACAAGAGGCCCGCTATTTGCAGCGCGTGCAGGATAGCCTGGTGCTATCCACGAATGCCCGGAGCGAGCCGCAAAGTCCCGCCGACTTGTTGGAGGCTCAGGCAGAGACGTGGTGCTCGCTGTTCCGCGCCCACGGTGTGGCGCTGTGGTTGAAAGGCAGTGTTTACGCCTGTGGTCATACCCCCGAAGCGGCGGTGATTTGCCAGTTCGTCAAACGCCTGGAGAAAGCCCATCGGCATAGCGGCCCCTGGTGCACACGAGGGGCTGCAAGCGAGCCGCTGACCGCATCGCTGCGCATGCCCGAACAGTGCGGCATTCTGGCCGTACCGCTACCCATGAGCCCTGCCCAGCGTGGCTGGCTGATATTCTTCCGGCCCGAGCAGGTGGAAACCCTCTACTGGGCAATGCAGCCGACCTCGGCACCGTTACCGTCGGTGATGGTCGCGCCGTCGGCGGCCTGGTGCGAAGAGGTGGTGGGCAAGAGCGAGGCGTGGCAGCGCGTCGAGCGACTGGCCGTCATGGACCTGGGGGAAGATCTGACTCTGGCCATCTCCGCCTATGAGATCAGCACGCTGAACATGCATTTAGAGCGTGAGCGTAAAGCGCTGGCCGCCGCGAACCAGCGCTTGGAGCAGCTGGCGCACTTCGATCCGCTCACTCAGGTGTGGAACCGCTACCGTATCGAACAAGCCATCGATGCAGAGCTGGTGGCGGCCAAGCGATACGGCGCGGCCTTTGCGCTGCTGCTGTTCGACGTGGATCACTTCAAACAGATCAACGATACCCATGGCCACAGCGTCGGCGACGACGTGCTGGTGTCGCTGGCGCGCCTAGTGGAGACGTCCCTGCGCGGCTGCGACCACCTGGGGCGTTGGGGCGGCGAAGAGTTCGTGGTACTGGCGACCCACTCGGACATGGACGCTGCCGTCGGCCTGGCGGAGCGGCTGCGTAGCCTCGTCGCGACGCTGCACGTCAACGGTCTTGAGCAACCCATCACGGTGAGCATTGGCGTGGCGATTTGGCAGCCAGGCGATAGCTGTAAAACGCTCATGGCCCGCGCCGACGTGGCCATGTATCGAGCCAAACGCAGCGGACGCAACCGGGTAGAGCTGGCCGAAGAGCGCGTGCTCTAA
- a CDS encoding adenosylcobalamin-dependent ribonucleoside-diphosphate reductase → MNTAAKAMKTSSEVPLQAPSREIWDAKYRLKDRHGQPVDQDVSATFERVARALAAVEGDRADEWLPKFRWALENGAIPAGRILSNAGAEAYKPAVSLINCTVSRTIRDSMRDILDSVVDAGMTLKSGAGIGYDFSTLRHKGAFVFGAGAGTNGPLAFMDIYDKMCFTVASAGGRRGAQMGTFDVGHPDVRAFIQAKREAGRLRQFNLSLLITDEFMEAVKHNADWPLAFPLHPGEKEDVSADDIIYRDWPVVEEGYTVDDQGRVACRIVEVIKARELWDTIMASTYDYAEPGFILIDQVNRMNNNWFCEDIRATNPCGEQPLPPEGACLLGSVNLTKFVIEPFGPEPRFDWERYRNVVAIFTRMLDNVVDIAGLPLPQQQREIEAKRRHGMGFLGLGSTLTMLKIPYGSQASLAFTEEVSRHLALEGWKQALVLSKEKGMAPVLEEEHTITPKMMRERPQLASDGYEVGDKVPGRILHARYSQYMAKVAELEPELVAQLAEHGARFTHHSSIAPTGTISLSMGNNASNGIEPSFSHRYFRNIIQSGKKTKEQVEVVSFELAAYRHFIAADAVESDLPDYFITADSVSPEQHVAVQAAAQQWVDSAISKTVNVPTEFPFEQFQDLYLQAYESRLKGCTTFRFNPEAFQGVLVREDDLKNTTYVFELESGETLELTGDEKVLYDGEEHNAANLFDALKEGTYGKW, encoded by the coding sequence ATGAACACCGCAGCCAAGGCGATGAAGACATCCAGTGAGGTCCCTCTACAGGCCCCCTCTAGAGAGATCTGGGATGCCAAATATCGGTTGAAAGATCGCCATGGCCAGCCGGTGGATCAGGACGTCTCGGCGACGTTCGAGCGCGTAGCGCGGGCGCTGGCGGCCGTCGAGGGAGATCGCGCCGACGAGTGGCTGCCCAAGTTCCGCTGGGCGCTGGAGAACGGTGCCATTCCCGCCGGGCGCATTCTCTCCAATGCCGGCGCCGAAGCTTATAAACCCGCCGTCAGCCTGATCAACTGCACCGTGTCGCGCACCATTCGGGATTCCATGCGCGATATTCTCGATTCCGTGGTCGATGCGGGAATGACGCTGAAATCAGGGGCCGGGATCGGCTACGACTTTTCCACTCTGCGCCATAAGGGCGCGTTCGTGTTTGGCGCAGGCGCGGGCACCAATGGCCCGTTGGCCTTCATGGATATCTACGACAAGATGTGTTTCACCGTGGCATCTGCCGGGGGCCGTCGCGGTGCGCAGATGGGTACCTTCGATGTGGGCCACCCTGACGTGCGGGCGTTCATTCAGGCCAAGCGCGAAGCTGGGCGGCTGCGTCAGTTCAATCTGAGCCTGCTGATCACCGACGAGTTCATGGAAGCCGTGAAGCACAACGCCGACTGGCCGCTGGCCTTTCCGCTGCACCCAGGTGAAAAAGAGGACGTGAGCGCTGACGACATCATTTACCGCGACTGGCCGGTGGTAGAAGAGGGCTACACGGTGGATGATCAGGGTCGCGTGGCCTGCCGTATTGTCGAGGTGATCAAGGCCCGCGAGCTGTGGGACACGATCATGGCCTCCACCTACGACTACGCCGAGCCGGGCTTCATCTTGATCGATCAGGTCAATCGCATGAACAACAACTGGTTCTGCGAAGATATCCGCGCGACCAACCCTTGCGGCGAGCAGCCGCTACCGCCAGAGGGAGCTTGCCTGCTGGGCTCGGTCAACCTGACCAAGTTCGTGATCGAACCGTTCGGCCCCGAGCCGCGGTTTGATTGGGAGCGCTATCGCAACGTCGTGGCGATCTTTACGCGCATGCTCGACAACGTGGTGGACATTGCTGGCCTGCCGCTTCCCCAGCAGCAGCGTGAAATCGAAGCCAAGCGTCGCCACGGCATGGGCTTTTTGGGTCTGGGCTCGACGCTGACGATGCTGAAAATTCCCTACGGTTCTCAAGCGTCGTTGGCCTTCACCGAAGAGGTGAGCCGTCATCTGGCGTTAGAGGGATGGAAGCAGGCCCTGGTGCTTTCTAAAGAGAAGGGCATGGCGCCTGTGCTTGAAGAGGAGCACACCATTACGCCCAAAATGATGCGTGAGCGCCCTCAGCTCGCCAGCGACGGCTATGAAGTGGGCGACAAAGTGCCGGGCCGCATTCTTCACGCCCGCTACAGCCAATACATGGCCAAAGTGGCTGAGCTTGAGCCGGAGCTGGTGGCACAGTTGGCCGAGCACGGCGCGCGGTTTACCCACCACAGTTCGATTGCACCCACGGGTACAATCTCGCTCTCCATGGGTAATAACGCCTCCAATGGCATTGAACCGTCATTCTCACATCGCTACTTCCGCAACATCATTCAGTCCGGCAAAAAGACCAAGGAGCAGGTGGAAGTGGTCTCCTTCGAGCTGGCCGCCTATCGCCACTTCATCGCTGCCGATGCGGTAGAAAGCGATCTGCCGGACTACTTCATTACCGCTGATTCGGTGTCCCCAGAGCAGCATGTGGCGGTACAAGCAGCGGCACAGCAGTGGGTGGATTCTGCCATTTCCAAAACGGTCAACGTGCCGACCGAGTTCCCGTTCGAGCAGTTCCAAGACCTCTATTTGCAGGCGTATGAGAGCCGTTTGAAAGGCTGTACTACCTTCCGCTTCAACCCGGAAGCCTTCCAGGGCGTGCTGGTGCGTGAGGATGACCTGAAGAACACTACTTACGTGTTCGAGCTGGAGAGTGGCGAGACGCTGGAGCTAACGGGTGACGAAAAAGTGCTTTACGACGGTGAGGAGCATAACGCCGCCAATCTGTTCGATGCCTTGAAAGAGGGCACCTACGGCAAGTGGTAA
- a CDS encoding ribonucleoside-diphosphate reductase, translated as MAVEITSKIVGYRIKQPEQPAPEPVLAEEDPLTVRIPSRPEGTLEAVSEKISYVGAEGRKKVYLLVSFMPVEGVVGGQRVVIERPVEFFFPSGQLSSEHQWITATMRSLSLAARGGYVTQAVADLRKVAWDKGLVRCGMNRWNKPMFHDSEVAAIAWSIQQILYRRGFLDQEGNQVPVETLVARYAHRMQHGHAWQPDERPAVDEAVAAPTSASGTPATVGTCPECRGDLIMMDGCPTCYAGCGWSKCG; from the coding sequence ATGGCGGTCGAAATTACGTCGAAAATTGTCGGTTACCGGATCAAGCAGCCGGAGCAGCCAGCCCCCGAGCCCGTGTTGGCCGAAGAGGACCCGCTGACGGTCCGTATTCCATCGCGCCCAGAGGGGACGCTGGAGGCGGTGTCGGAGAAGATCTCCTACGTGGGGGCCGAAGGGCGCAAGAAGGTCTATTTGCTGGTGTCGTTCATGCCCGTGGAGGGTGTGGTCGGCGGGCAGCGCGTCGTGATCGAGCGCCCGGTAGAGTTCTTCTTCCCGTCGGGCCAGCTCTCCAGCGAGCACCAGTGGATCACCGCCACCATGCGCAGCCTATCGCTGGCTGCGCGGGGTGGCTATGTCACGCAGGCCGTGGCGGACCTGCGCAAGGTGGCCTGGGACAAAGGGCTGGTGCGCTGCGGAATGAACCGCTGGAACAAACCGATGTTTCACGATTCGGAAGTGGCGGCGATTGCCTGGTCGATTCAGCAAATTCTCTATCGGCGAGGTTTCTTGGATCAGGAGGGCAACCAAGTGCCGGTGGAGACGCTGGTGGCTCGCTATGCCCATCGGATGCAGCACGGCCATGCGTGGCAGCCCGACGAGCGCCCAGCCGTCGATGAGGCCGTAGCCGCGCCTACATCCGCCAGCGGCACTCCAGCCACCGTGGGCACCTGCCCCGAATGCCGAGGGGACTTGATCATGATGGATGGCTGCCCTACCTGTTATGCCGGTTGCGGCTGGTCCAAATGCGGCTAA
- a CDS encoding Crp/Fnr family transcriptional regulator — protein MEQDKSCIIRHFSHYCTLTDDEKQLLDSLEESPTDIKSGSLLWEMGAPANEFCTLRSGWAYSYRHLENGDRQILEVFLPGDIIGLREFAFSQRLENVRMITDGVVCHFPHKRMLELFRQSLPLTSVMFAIGSRQQALLTERLVNLARRSARQKMAHFLHEMYLRLRQTNDDISGQFRLPLSQEQLADILGLSPVHVSRTFSALSEDGLVFRDRHHVSIPDLEALATEGEFDDCYLTDNVRPLFND, from the coding sequence GTGGAACAGGATAAGAGCTGCATTATTCGCCACTTTAGCCACTACTGCACGCTGACAGACGACGAAAAGCAGTTGCTCGACTCGCTGGAAGAGAGCCCGACCGACATCAAGTCTGGCTCGCTACTTTGGGAGATGGGCGCCCCCGCCAACGAGTTTTGTACGCTGCGCAGCGGCTGGGCTTACTCTTACCGTCACCTGGAAAACGGTGATCGGCAAATTTTGGAAGTGTTTCTCCCCGGCGACATCATCGGCTTGAGGGAATTCGCCTTTTCTCAACGGCTTGAGAACGTGCGCATGATTACCGACGGGGTAGTGTGCCACTTCCCCCACAAGCGGATGTTGGAGCTGTTTCGCCAGTCGCTGCCATTGACCTCGGTGATGTTTGCCATCGGCAGTCGTCAACAGGCGCTGCTCACCGAGCGGTTGGTGAATCTCGCTCGGCGCAGCGCGCGCCAAAAAATGGCGCATTTTCTCCATGAAATGTACCTGCGCCTACGCCAAACCAATGACGATATCAGCGGGCAGTTTCGTTTACCGCTCTCCCAGGAGCAGCTGGCGGATATTCTCGGGCTGAGTCCGGTGCATGTCAGCCGCACTTTCAGTGCACTCAGCGAGGATGGACTGGTCTTCCGTGACCGCCACCACGTGTCGATTCCCGATCTCGAGGCGCTGGCCACAGAAGGAGAGTTCGATGACTGCTACCTGACCGATAACGTTCGCCCCTTATTCAATGATTGA